A portion of the Chitinispirillales bacterium genome contains these proteins:
- a CDS encoding phosphoribosylanthranilate isomerase, translating into MFVKICGITTKSALDAAMCSGADFVGFVFAKSTREISLEKAKELSKFVPQNIKKVGVFVDEPLENLLKIAKDVPLDIVQLHGNESSEYAAQIPLETIKVIKIISDKFSQNIEDFANSMLMFDAKISGGGEKFNWKAIDLNKIKERKFFIAGGLDCENVKSAIEYFSPFAVDVSSGVETCGRKDNEKIRKFIKIAKNK; encoded by the coding sequence ATGTTTGTAAAGATTTGCGGAATAACGACAAAAAGCGCTCTTGATGCGGCAATGTGCTCTGGTGCGGATTTTGTAGGATTTGTCTTTGCAAAAAGCACAAGAGAAATTTCTCTTGAAAAGGCGAAAGAATTGTCTAAATTTGTTCCGCAAAACATAAAAAAAGTCGGCGTTTTTGTGGACGAACCGCTTGAAAATCTGCTTAAAATCGCTAAAGACGTTCCGCTTGACATCGTTCAATTACATGGAAACGAAAGTTCGGAATATGCCGCTCAAATTCCGCTTGAAACGATAAAAGTCATAAAAATAATCAGCGATAAATTTTCACAGAATATTGAAGATTTTGCAAATTCAATGCTGATGTTCGATGCAAAAATCTCCGGCGGCGGCGAAAAATTTAATTGGAAAGCGATTGATTTGAACAAAATAAAAGAGAGAAAGTTTTTTATCGCCGGAGGACTTGATTGCGAAAACGTAAAGTCGGCTATAGAATATTTTTCTCCGTTTGCTGTTGACGTTTCCAGCGGCGTGGAAACCTGCGGGCGAAAAGACAATGAAAAAATTCGTAAATTCATCAAAATTGCGAAAAACAAATAG
- the trpB gene encoding tryptophan synthase subunit beta, with amino-acid sequence MNKKGFYGDFGGQFVPETLMFALQELEDVYSASQTDEKFQKELYEYLKEYVGRENPLYFAKNLTEYAGGAKIYLKREDLNHTGSHKLNNALGQVMLAKKMGKNKIIAETGAGQHGVASATAAALLGLECSVYMGEEDVARQALNVFRMELLGAKVVCVKSGSKVLKDAVNEALRAWVEQVEDTHYVMGSVLGPHPFPQIVRDYQSVIGKEAKAQFLKKEGKLPNALVACVGGGSNAMGLFYPFANDKEVEMFGVEASGLGLDTDKHAASMAKGKKGILHGSLMNVLQDENGQILEAFSISAGLDYPGIGPEHCYYNEIGRAKYVSCSDSEALEGFKILCKNEGIIPALESSHAIHFAVKLAKKLEKNKAIIVCLSGRGDKDVIQVKERFEKEQKAAGETKR; translated from the coding sequence TTGAATAAAAAAGGCTTTTACGGAGATTTCGGCGGGCAGTTCGTACCGGAAACGCTTATGTTTGCGTTACAGGAATTGGAAGACGTTTACAGCGCCTCGCAGACCGATGAAAAATTTCAAAAAGAACTATACGAATATCTTAAAGAATATGTCGGGCGGGAAAATCCGCTTTATTTTGCAAAAAATCTGACCGAATATGCGGGCGGAGCAAAGATATATCTCAAACGTGAAGACTTGAATCATACCGGTTCGCACAAGTTAAACAACGCGCTCGGACAAGTTATGCTTGCAAAAAAAATGGGAAAAAATAAAATTATCGCAGAAACCGGAGCGGGACAGCACGGCGTCGCATCCGCTACGGCGGCGGCTCTGCTGGGTTTGGAATGTAGCGTCTATATGGGTGAAGAGGACGTTGCCAGACAGGCGCTTAACGTTTTTAGGATGGAACTCTTAGGCGCGAAAGTCGTTTGTGTCAAAAGCGGCTCTAAAGTACTTAAAGACGCTGTAAACGAGGCGTTACGAGCGTGGGTGGAACAAGTCGAAGATACGCATTACGTAATGGGCTCCGTTTTGGGACCGCACCCTTTTCCGCAGATTGTCCGCGATTACCAAAGCGTCATAGGAAAAGAAGCGAAAGCGCAGTTTCTGAAAAAAGAAGGTAAACTTCCCAACGCCTTGGTCGCGTGTGTTGGAGGCGGCTCAAACGCTATGGGACTTTTTTATCCGTTTGCAAACGACAAAGAAGTGGAAATGTTCGGCGTCGAAGCGTCGGGGCTTGGACTTGATACCGACAAACACGCGGCAAGTATGGCAAAAGGAAAAAAAGGAATATTACACGGAAGTTTGATGAATGTCTTACAGGATGAAAACGGACAAATTTTGGAAGCGTTTTCTATTTCCGCAGGGCTTGATTATCCGGGAATAGGTCCTGAGCATTGCTATTACAACGAAATAGGACGAGCGAAATACGTAAGTTGTAGCGACAGCGAAGCGCTGGAAGGCTTCAAAATTTTGTGTAAAAACGAGGGTATAATTCCAGCGCTCGAAAGTTCGCATGCGATACACTTTGCCGTGAAATTGGCAAAAAAATTAGAAAAAAACAAGGCGATAATCGTATGTCTGTCTGGTAGAGGAGATAAAGACGTTATTCAAGTAAAAGAGCGATTTGAAAAAGAACAAAAGGCGGCGGGAGAAACAAAAAGATGA
- the trpA gene encoding tryptophan synthase subunit alpha: protein MKTLTKHLTAKTKNGNTLVIPYIMAGDHKNGLDGLSETVELLQDAAASAIEIGIPFSDPVADGPIIQEAGIRALKKQTSIFQIVKKLQTIDAKVPLVIMSYFNPIYNYGIEKFIADLQKTSVKGLIIPDMPFEHNDYIEPVLQDADISLVRLVSLTTPKERQKTLVKNAQGFIYAVAVNGTTGVGKKYAENIYEHLAYLKSESEIPVLAGFGVSNIDQVKNFAKVCDGVIIGSFIVNALHSGENQKAADLVKSAVNIQK, encoded by the coding sequence ATGAAAACTCTCACCAAACATTTAACGGCAAAAACAAAAAACGGCAATACGCTCGTTATTCCATATATCATGGCAGGCGATCACAAAAACGGCTTAGACGGTCTTTCGGAAACCGTAGAACTTTTACAGGACGCCGCCGCAAGCGCTATTGAGATAGGCATTCCATTTTCAGATCCCGTCGCGGACGGACCAATTATTCAGGAAGCGGGAATAAGAGCGTTAAAAAAACAAACAAGCATATTTCAAATTGTAAAGAAATTGCAAACGATTGATGCGAAAGTCCCGCTGGTAATAATGTCGTATTTTAATCCGATTTACAATTACGGAATTGAAAAATTTATCGCAGATTTGCAAAAAACTTCAGTAAAAGGGTTGATAATTCCCGACATGCCGTTTGAACACAACGATTACATCGAACCGGTTTTGCAGGACGCTGACATTTCGCTTGTACGTTTGGTTTCGCTTACTACGCCGAAAGAGCGTCAAAAGACGCTTGTAAAAAACGCACAGGGATTTATTTACGCCGTCGCGGTTAACGGAACTACCGGCGTAGGCAAAAAATATGCCGAAAACATTTACGAACACCTCGCCTATCTCAAAAGCGAAAGCGAGATTCCGGTTTTGGCGGGATTTGGCGTTTCAAATATCGATCAGGTAAAAAATTTCGCCAAAGTGTGCGACGGAGTAATAATCGGAAGTTTCATCGTGAACGCTCTGCATAGCGGCGAAAATCAAAAAGCGGCGGATCTTGTAAAATCTGCGGTAAATATCCAAAAATAA
- the proC gene encoding pyrroline-5-carboxylate reductase has translation MKICVLGCGVMGSVIVNGLHKARENDVEFVVWDTIAACAEKIKFAKTVNPAHWFEGKNEPTVILIAVKPQHIKEALSGFGYAGKNTLWVSIAAGISVENLEKMLPAGAKAVRVMPNTPALIGEGCSPYALNSLCNYYDKETVEYIFNCIGISFEIPESQMDAVTGLSGSGPAFAYTIIEALAEAGVAAGLSYDTALLCAAKTLLGSAKMVLETKENPSTLKSKVMSAGGTTAAGNFALESGGVRAAIMSAVISAAQKSKELGKSL, from the coding sequence ATGAAAATATGCGTATTAGGATGCGGAGTTATGGGAAGCGTGATTGTAAACGGATTACATAAAGCGCGCGAAAACGACGTAGAATTTGTGGTGTGGGACACGATTGCCGCCTGCGCAGAAAAAATCAAGTTTGCCAAAACGGTAAATCCCGCTCACTGGTTTGAGGGGAAAAACGAGCCGACCGTCATTTTAATAGCCGTAAAACCGCAGCACATTAAAGAGGCGCTTTCAGGATTCGGATATGCCGGAAAAAATACGCTTTGGGTTTCTATAGCCGCGGGAATAAGCGTTGAAAATCTAGAGAAGATGCTTCCTGCCGGAGCAAAGGCTGTAAGAGTTATGCCTAATACGCCGGCGCTTATTGGAGAAGGCTGTTCTCCGTATGCGCTAAACAGTCTTTGCAACTATTACGACAAAGAAACGGTCGAGTACATATTTAATTGTATAGGGATTTCCTTTGAAATTCCCGAAAGTCAAATGGATGCAGTGACCGGACTTTCCGGAAGCGGTCCCGCATTCGCTTACACGATAATCGAAGCGCTTGCCGAAGCCGGAGTAGCCGCAGGACTCTCATACGACACAGCGCTTTTATGCGCCGCAAAAACTTTGCTTGGAAGCGCAAAAATGGTTTTGGAAACGAAAGAAAACCCGTCCACGCTTAAATCTAAAGTCATGTCAGCCGGCGGAACTACGGCTGCCGGAAATTTCGCTTTGGAAAGCGGGGGAGTTCGCGCCGCTATCATGTCGGCGGTAATTTCTGCGGCGCAAAAATCGAAAGAATTAGGTAAATCTTTGTAA
- the mazG gene encoding nucleoside triphosphate pyrophosphohydrolase, with protein MSENIDKLVEIAKILRSENGCPWDREQNHRSVLNDLLEECYEFFDAVDKNDAHEMKEELGDLLWQVIFHCQMADEEKKFEIDDVAKEIGEKLIRRHPHIFGNSEVKNTKEILESWEKIKQSEKGKESRKSVLDGIPKTLPSLYLAEKIQKKTARYGFDWDSVLEPLKKIEEEIKEFREAVEKNNSEEKLLEFGDILFALVNAARHFDISAEDALRAATAKFCTRFDYIEKHFNYDSDKLRGAGLQKLDELWDEAKKKESHKILQRFT; from the coding sequence ATGAGTGAAAATATCGACAAATTGGTAGAAATTGCAAAAATTTTGAGAAGTGAAAACGGCTGTCCGTGGGACAGAGAGCAAAATCATCGTTCGGTCTTGAACGATTTGCTTGAAGAATGTTATGAATTTTTTGATGCGGTAGATAAAAACGATGCACACGAGATGAAAGAAGAATTAGGCGACTTGCTTTGGCAGGTTATATTTCATTGTCAGATGGCGGATGAAGAAAAAAAGTTTGAAATCGACGACGTCGCAAAAGAAATCGGTGAAAAATTGATTCGCAGGCATCCGCATATTTTTGGAAATTCAGAGGTTAAAAATACAAAAGAGATTCTTGAATCCTGGGAAAAAATTAAGCAGAGTGAAAAAGGAAAAGAGAGTAGAAAATCGGTTTTGGACGGTATTCCAAAAACGCTTCCGTCGCTGTATCTCGCGGAAAAGATTCAGAAAAAAACCGCACGTTACGGTTTTGACTGGGATAGTGTCTTAGAACCGCTCAAAAAAATCGAAGAAGAAATAAAAGAATTTCGCGAAGCGGTAGAAAAAAACAACAGCGAAGAAAAATTATTAGAATTCGGCGATATTTTGTTCGCTTTGGTGAATGCCGCACGACATTTTGACATTTCGGCTGAAGACGCTTTGAGGGCGGCGACTGCCAAATTTTGTACAAGGTTCGATTACATTGAAAAACATTTCAATTACGACAGCGACAAACTTCGCGGCGCAGGGTTGCAAAAACTTGACGAATTGTGGGACGAGGCGAAAAAGAAAGAAAGTCACAAAATTTTACAAAGATTTACCTAA
- a CDS encoding threonylcarbamoyl-AMP synthase, giving the protein MFQRINVHPQNPQERQIAKAVEIIKKTGGICIYPTDTVYGVGCAASNIKKIKEIAQILHKDVNRRFSFVCNGLSQAEQYAKIENSSFKIMKRYIPGPYTFVLPSSQFVQKKISEKRKTIGIRITGFLTTRILIEMLGEPLANMSLNTDEENHGNPDLYLTPEVTSGVDVILDAGVLEGGDSTVVDLTNGTPVVLRRGKGEFYE; this is encoded by the coding sequence ATGTTTCAGCGAATAAACGTTCATCCGCAAAATCCACAGGAGAGGCAGATTGCAAAAGCGGTAGAAATTATAAAAAAAACCGGCGGAATTTGTATTTACCCGACAGATACGGTTTACGGCGTCGGCTGTGCGGCGAGTAACATAAAAAAAATCAAGGAAATCGCTCAGATTTTGCATAAAGACGTAAACAGGCGGTTTTCATTTGTCTGCAACGGCTTATCGCAGGCGGAACAGTACGCAAAAATTGAAAATTCGTCGTTTAAAATAATGAAAAGGTATATTCCCGGTCCATACACTTTCGTTTTGCCGTCATCGCAGTTTGTGCAAAAAAAAATCTCTGAAAAACGAAAAACCATAGGAATTAGAATAACCGGTTTTTTGACGACGCGAATTTTAATCGAAATGCTTGGCGAGCCGCTTGCGAATATGTCGCTGAACACGGATGAAGAAAATCACGGCAACCCGGATTTGTATTTGACTCCCGAAGTGACAAGCGGCGTAGATGTGATTTTAGACGCCGGCGTTTTGGAAGGCGGCGACTCTACGGTCGTGGATTTGACGAATGGTACGCCTGTGGTTCTGCGGCGCGGAAAAGGGGAATTTTATGAGTGA
- the purD gene encoding phosphoribosylamine--glycine ligase: MKKNVLIVGGGGREHAIFKALKRSKRDIDIWLFPGNIAMESEGGKKLSQKISDWEELAIWAKVNMIDLTVVGPEIPLVEGIVDVFSEKGLTIFGPSKFAAQIEGSKEFSKKLMKKYDIPTADWQRFTDKKSAEKYLQKTGVPTVIKVNGLAAGKGAIVCMTKREADDALSEIFDKKAFGEAGNVVIIEEMMFGEEASIFVLTDGTNYKILPAAQDHKRIFDGDKGANTGGMGAYAPAPIADKKLLEKVEKTIVIPVLEAMKKEGGLYRGLLYVGIMANESAVRVVEFNCRFGDPETEAVLPLVNCDWFDVFYASAAGDVSKIDWEISQNYSATVVLASKGYPASSQKGTVIYGLDDAQKIDNVDIYHAGTAKNENGEIITNGGRVLAVTAWDETLQKAVDRVYLAVEKIHFDGMQFRRDIAKKGLQRLENG, from the coding sequence ATGAAAAAAAATGTTTTAATTGTCGGCGGCGGCGGACGTGAGCATGCGATTTTTAAGGCGCTTAAACGCTCAAAAAGAGATATTGACATTTGGCTTTTTCCGGGGAATATCGCAATGGAATCGGAAGGCGGGAAAAAGCTCTCTCAAAAGATAAGCGATTGGGAGGAATTGGCTATTTGGGCTAAAGTAAATATGATTGATTTAACCGTCGTGGGTCCTGAAATTCCGCTTGTTGAAGGAATTGTCGATGTTTTTAGCGAAAAAGGACTTACGATTTTCGGTCCGTCAAAGTTTGCCGCACAGATTGAAGGAAGTAAGGAATTCTCCAAGAAACTGATGAAGAAATACGACATTCCAACCGCTGATTGGCAACGTTTTACCGACAAAAAATCCGCAGAAAAATATCTGCAAAAAACAGGCGTTCCGACTGTTATAAAAGTCAACGGACTTGCCGCTGGAAAAGGTGCGATTGTTTGCATGACGAAGCGGGAAGCGGATGACGCGCTTAGCGAAATTTTTGATAAAAAAGCGTTTGGCGAAGCGGGAAATGTCGTGATAATCGAAGAAATGATGTTTGGCGAGGAAGCGAGTATTTTCGTTTTGACGGACGGGACAAATTATAAAATTCTGCCCGCAGCGCAAGACCACAAGCGAATTTTTGACGGCGATAAAGGTGCGAATACGGGTGGAATGGGAGCTTACGCGCCTGCGCCTATAGCTGACAAAAAATTACTTGAAAAGGTTGAAAAAACTATAGTCATTCCCGTACTTGAAGCGATGAAAAAAGAGGGAGGACTTTATCGCGGATTGCTTTACGTAGGAATTATGGCAAACGAATCCGCAGTCCGCGTGGTAGAATTTAACTGTCGTTTCGGCGATCCTGAAACCGAGGCGGTTTTGCCGCTTGTGAATTGTGATTGGTTTGACGTTTTTTATGCAAGTGCGGCGGGCGACGTAAGTAAAATTGATTGGGAAATTTCGCAAAACTATTCGGCGACGGTTGTTTTGGCAAGCAAAGGATATCCGGCTTCATCGCAAAAAGGAACGGTTATTTACGGACTTGACGACGCGCAAAAAATTGATAACGTAGATATTTATCACGCTGGAACGGCGAAAAACGAAAACGGCGAAATTATCACAAACGGCGGGCGGGTTTTGGCGGTTACCGCATGGGACGAAACGCTGCAAAAAGCGGTTGACAGAGTGTATCTTGCCGTAGAAAAAATTCATTTTGACGGAATGCAGTTTCGTAGAGATATTGCTAAAAAAGGTTTGCAACGACTTGAGAACGGGTAA
- the clpB gene encoding ATP-dependent chaperone ClpB, protein MNQEKWTQKTLDAIQNAYACAASSGHQEISNWHIIKALFGDESTAVVIIAEKLGVSAENVMNFAETILKKIPVVSGSGANTTTLSREAVITLTKSEEIAKNMQDEFLSVEHIFIAILQNSPEIKDFFAKNGVNVENFKSELKALRGNSRVVSQNPEQTYGVLEKYAVDLTQKAAKGQLDPVIGRDDEIRRMMRILSRKTKNNPVLVGDPGVGKTAIAEGLAIRIVRGDVPEGLKERKLLALDMGALIAGAKFRGEFEERLKAVLKEVKESSGAIILFIDELHTVVGTGASEGSMDAGNLLKPMLARGELHCIGATTNDEYRKYIEKDPALERRFQKVFVSQPSVEDTISILRGLRERYESHHGIAIRDSALVAAATLSDRYISDRFLPDKAIDLFDEAAAKVRTEIDSSPAQVDEVNRLELQLQIEIEGLKKEKDEASKRRLEEIKKKLAEVQEKKRDLTARWEQEKQRVEKASKLRKTLEEKRGELDKAERNYDLNTAARLRHGEIPALEERLQQAEIEAASQENNLLREEISDEDIAQIVSQWTGIPVNKLIQSERQKLLNLQEDLHKRVVGQDEAVNSVAQAVLRARAGLNDPNRPVGSFMFLGPTGVGKTELARALAQNLFDSEKALVRIDMSEYMEKHSVSRLVGAPPGYVGYDEGGQLTEAVRRRPYSVLLFDEIEKAHPDVFNILLQLLDDGRLTDGKGRAVDFRNTIVIMTSNLGSDIIQENTGRDSIEFSGEIENLLKRYFRPEFLNRIDEKVIFSYLDKEQIAKIVDIQLDIFRNRLKGLQIDLKITEKALIRIAEIGYEPQFGARPIKRAIQRLVETPASRLLIGNELTSGKTLVIDNDGLDVVLMVE, encoded by the coding sequence ATGAATCAGGAAAAATGGACTCAGAAAACACTGGATGCGATACAAAACGCTTACGCCTGCGCCGCAAGCAGCGGACATCAGGAAATTTCAAATTGGCACATAATAAAAGCGCTTTTCGGCGATGAAAGCACGGCGGTCGTTATCATTGCCGAAAAATTAGGAGTTTCGGCAGAAAACGTTATGAATTTTGCCGAAACCATACTCAAAAAAATTCCGGTCGTCAGCGGAAGCGGAGCAAATACCACGACTCTTTCACGCGAGGCGGTGATAACTTTGACAAAATCGGAAGAAATTGCAAAAAATATGCAGGACGAATTTTTGAGCGTAGAACACATTTTTATAGCGATTTTGCAAAATTCGCCGGAAATTAAAGACTTTTTTGCCAAAAACGGCGTCAATGTCGAAAATTTTAAAAGTGAATTAAAAGCGCTTCGCGGAAACAGCCGCGTCGTTTCACAAAATCCTGAACAAACTTACGGAGTTTTGGAAAAATATGCGGTCGATTTAACCCAAAAAGCGGCTAAAGGGCAACTTGATCCCGTGATTGGGCGTGACGATGAAATTCGGCGAATGATGAGAATTTTATCGCGAAAAACTAAAAACAATCCCGTTCTTGTGGGTGACCCCGGAGTAGGAAAAACCGCAATTGCAGAGGGTTTGGCGATAAGAATCGTGAGGGGCGACGTCCCCGAAGGTTTGAAAGAGCGTAAACTTTTGGCATTGGATATGGGCGCATTGATTGCCGGCGCAAAATTTCGCGGAGAATTTGAGGAGCGGTTAAAAGCGGTTCTTAAAGAAGTCAAGGAAAGCAGCGGCGCGATAATTTTGTTTATCGACGAATTACATACGGTTGTTGGAACCGGTGCGTCGGAAGGATCTATGGACGCGGGTAATTTACTTAAACCGATGCTTGCGCGGGGCGAACTGCATTGTATAGGTGCGACGACAAACGACGAATACCGAAAATACATTGAAAAAGACCCTGCGCTTGAGCGCAGATTTCAGAAAGTTTTTGTGAGCCAGCCAAGCGTCGAAGATACGATTTCAATTTTACGCGGGCTTCGAGAAAGATACGAAAGCCATCACGGAATTGCGATTCGCGATTCGGCTTTGGTAGCGGCGGCAACGCTTTCCGACAGATATATTTCCGATAGATTTTTACCGGATAAAGCTATTGATTTGTTTGACGAAGCGGCTGCGAAAGTCAGAACGGAAATTGATTCTTCCCCTGCGCAGGTCGATGAGGTAAACCGCTTAGAATTACAGTTACAAATCGAAATAGAGGGATTGAAAAAAGAAAAAGACGAGGCTTCAAAGCGTCGTCTGGAAGAGATTAAGAAAAAACTTGCGGAAGTACAAGAAAAAAAACGTGATTTAACCGCTCGTTGGGAACAGGAAAAACAACGAGTTGAAAAAGCGTCCAAACTTCGCAAAACGCTTGAAGAAAAGCGCGGCGAGTTGGATAAGGCTGAAAGAAATTACGATTTGAACACGGCCGCTCGTCTGCGTCACGGAGAAATTCCTGCATTGGAAGAGCGATTGCAGCAAGCGGAAATTGAAGCGGCAAGTCAAGAAAATAATCTTTTGCGCGAGGAAATTTCCGATGAAGATATTGCTCAAATTGTTTCGCAATGGACTGGGATTCCGGTAAATAAATTAATTCAAAGCGAGCGGCAGAAACTTTTGAATTTGCAAGAAGATTTGCATAAAAGAGTAGTAGGACAGGACGAAGCGGTAAATTCGGTTGCACAGGCGGTTTTACGTGCAAGGGCTGGGTTGAACGACCCGAACCGTCCGGTTGGAAGTTTTATGTTTTTGGGACCTACCGGTGTAGGAAAAACCGAACTTGCAAGGGCTTTGGCTCAAAATCTTTTTGACAGCGAAAAGGCGCTCGTACGTATTGATATGTCGGAATATATGGAAAAGCACAGCGTTTCTCGTCTTGTCGGGGCGCCTCCCGGATACGTAGGCTACGACGAAGGAGGACAGTTGACCGAAGCGGTTCGCCGCCGTCCGTATTCTGTGCTTCTGTTTGACGAAATAGAAAAGGCGCATCCCGACGTGTTTAATATTTTGCTGCAATTGTTGGACGATGGTCGACTGACCGACGGTAAAGGACGTGCAGTTGATTTTCGCAACACAATCGTAATAATGACTTCCAATTTGGGAAGCGATATTATTCAAGAAAATACCGGACGCGATTCTATTGAATTTTCTGGTGAAATCGAAAATCTGTTAAAGCGGTATTTTCGTCCGGAATTTTTGAATCGAATAGACGAAAAGGTTATTTTTTCGTATTTGGATAAGGAACAAATTGCAAAAATCGTCGATATTCAGTTGGATATATTCAGAAACCGCTTAAAAGGTTTGCAAATCGACTTGAAAATTACCGAAAAAGCGCTCATTCGAATTGCAGAAATCGGATATGAACCGCAATTCGGAGCACGACCGATTAAACGAGCGATTCAGCGTTTGGTAGAAACGCCCGCTTCGCGGCTTCTTATCGGCAACGAATTGACGTCCGGCAAAACGCTTGTTATCGATAACGATGGCTTGGACGTAGTTTTGATGGTGGAGTGA